In one window of Streptomyces griseus subsp. griseus DNA:
- the purH gene encoding bifunctional phosphoribosylaminoimidazolecarboxamide formyltransferase/IMP cyclohydrolase, whose product MSVNKPIRRALVSVYDKTGLEDLARGLHEAGVELVSTGSTAGKIAAAGVPVTKVEELTGFPECLDGRVKTLHPRVHAGILADLRLDTHREQLAELGVDPFDLVVVNLYPFKETVASGASDDECVEQIDIGGPSMVRAAAKNHPSVAVVTSPERYADVLAAVKAGGFDLTARKRLAAEAFQHTAAYDVAVASWFVDGYTPADDSGLPEFLGDALTRKSVLRYGENPHQPAALYTSGTGGLAEAEQLHGKEMSYNNYTDTDAARRAAYDHAEPCVAIIKHANPCGIAIGDDVAEAHRKAHACDPLSAFGGVIAVNRPVTVELAEQVAEIFTEVIVAPAYEDGAVEVLARKKNIRVLRAPEAPAATTEVKPIDGGALLQVTDRLQAEGDDPANWTLATGDALSEAELKELAFAWKACRAVKSNAILLAKDGASVGVGMGQVNRVDSAKLAVERAGEERAAGAYAASDAFFPFPDGLEILTAAGIKAVAQPGGSVRDELVVEAAKKAGVTMYFTGTRHFFH is encoded by the coding sequence ATGTCGGTGAATAAGCCCATCCGCCGCGCCCTGGTCAGTGTCTACGACAAGACGGGGCTCGAAGACCTCGCCCGCGGTCTGCACGAGGCGGGCGTAGAACTCGTCTCCACCGGCTCCACCGCCGGGAAGATCGCCGCCGCCGGGGTCCCCGTCACCAAGGTCGAGGAGCTCACCGGCTTCCCCGAGTGCCTGGACGGCCGGGTCAAGACGCTGCACCCCCGCGTCCACGCCGGCATCCTCGCCGACCTCCGCCTGGACACCCACCGCGAGCAGCTCGCCGAGCTGGGCGTGGACCCCTTCGACCTGGTGGTCGTGAACCTCTACCCGTTCAAGGAGACCGTCGCCTCCGGCGCCTCCGACGACGAGTGCGTGGAGCAGATCGACATCGGCGGCCCCTCGATGGTCCGCGCCGCCGCCAAGAACCACCCGTCGGTGGCCGTCGTCACCAGCCCCGAGCGGTACGCGGACGTCCTCGCGGCCGTGAAGGCGGGCGGCTTCGACCTGACCGCCCGCAAGCGGCTGGCCGCCGAGGCGTTCCAGCACACCGCCGCCTACGACGTGGCCGTGGCCTCCTGGTTCGTGGACGGCTACACGCCCGCCGACGACTCGGGCCTCCCGGAGTTCCTGGGCGACGCCCTCACCCGTAAGAGCGTCCTGCGCTACGGCGAGAACCCGCACCAGCCCGCCGCCCTCTACACCTCGGGCACCGGCGGTCTGGCCGAGGCGGAGCAGCTGCACGGCAAGGAGATGTCGTACAACAACTACACGGACACCGACGCCGCGCGCCGGGCCGCGTACGACCACGCCGAGCCGTGCGTCGCGATCATCAAGCACGCCAACCCGTGCGGCATCGCGATCGGTGACGACGTCGCCGAGGCGCACCGCAAGGCCCACGCCTGCGACCCGCTCTCCGCGTTCGGCGGGGTCATCGCCGTCAACCGCCCGGTGACGGTGGAGCTGGCCGAGCAGGTCGCGGAGATCTTCACCGAGGTCATCGTCGCCCCGGCCTACGAGGACGGTGCCGTCGAGGTGCTGGCCCGCAAGAAGAACATCCGCGTGCTGCGCGCCCCCGAGGCCCCGGCCGCCACCACCGAGGTCAAGCCGATCGACGGCGGCGCGCTGCTCCAGGTCACCGACCGCCTCCAGGCCGAGGGCGACGACCCGGCCAACTGGACGCTCGCCACCGGTGACGCACTCTCCGAGGCCGAGCTGAAGGAGCTGGCCTTCGCCTGGAAGGCGTGCCGCGCGGTCAAGTCCAACGCGATCCTGCTCGCCAAGGACGGCGCCTCGGTCGGCGTCGGCATGGGCCAGGTCAACCGGGTCGACTCCGCGAAGCTCGCCGTGGAGCGGGCGGGCGAGGAGCGGGCGGCCGGCGCGTACGCCGCGTCCGACGCGTTCTTCCCGTTCCCCGACGGCCTGGAGATCCTCACCGCCGCCGGGATCAAGGCGGTCGCCCAGCCCGGCGGCTCGGTCCGCGACGAGCTGGTGGTCGAGGCCGCGAAGAAGGCGGGCGTCACGATGTACTTCACCGGGACGCGCCACTTCTTCCACTGA
- a CDS encoding DUF2079 domain-containing protein, whose amino-acid sequence MLELNKSGTDRPEAGRLPAQGAGPDARPADGSPTTETATAERVPLRPYLIVGAVLCGLYFLYSYLQYARFGSPSWDLGIFEQEVRAYAGLRAPIVDIKGPGYLILGDHFSPIVALLAPLYWLWPSAVSLLFAQAAFFALGAVIVGRTTQQLLGGRSGLCVTVAYGLSWGIQEAVKSDFHEIAFAVPLLALVCRALLLKRYTAALLWSLPLVLVKEDLGATVAVVGFLLFVYGRRLQGALLAAYGVAAFVVTLMVLIPAASSAGTYDYWQKIDKNGEQDVSMLDSLLGVLNSATKVEMLVFLIGITGFMALRSPLTLLIVPTLGWRLLSQDSNHWGMVWHYSAILMPVLFLAMADGVRRSRDSHRPWLASYAKVAVPVATAIAVAMTQHLPLRDLLRPESYRTDARTEAAREALKAIPAGARVETDITLMAHLTSDRTVYWIGGAPGTAPDIVAINLDFGWSRPIEDPVAYAQQLHPEARYRLKHRGGSFVVMERKTPEPAEIPGVRGD is encoded by the coding sequence GTGCTTGAGCTGAACAAGAGTGGAACGGACCGGCCGGAGGCGGGGCGGCTGCCCGCCCAGGGGGCAGGCCCCGACGCCCGCCCGGCGGACGGCTCCCCGACCACGGAGACCGCCACCGCCGAACGCGTCCCCCTGCGCCCGTACCTGATCGTCGGCGCCGTCCTGTGCGGGCTCTACTTCCTCTACTCCTACCTCCAGTACGCCCGGTTCGGCTCGCCCTCCTGGGACCTCGGGATCTTCGAGCAGGAGGTACGGGCGTACGCCGGCCTCCGGGCGCCGATCGTCGACATCAAGGGCCCCGGCTATCTGATCCTCGGCGACCACTTCTCCCCGATCGTCGCGCTGCTGGCCCCGCTGTACTGGCTCTGGCCGTCCGCCGTATCGCTGCTCTTCGCGCAGGCCGCGTTCTTCGCCCTGGGCGCGGTCATCGTCGGCCGCACCACCCAGCAGCTCCTCGGCGGCCGCTCCGGGCTCTGCGTCACCGTCGCCTACGGCCTCTCCTGGGGCATCCAGGAGGCGGTGAAGTCCGACTTCCACGAGATCGCCTTCGCCGTCCCGCTCCTCGCCCTCGTCTGCCGGGCGCTGCTCCTGAAGCGGTACACGGCCGCACTGCTCTGGTCGCTCCCGCTGGTCCTGGTCAAGGAAGACCTGGGCGCGACCGTCGCCGTCGTCGGCTTCCTGCTCTTCGTGTACGGGCGGCGCCTCCAGGGCGCGCTGCTCGCCGCGTACGGGGTGGCCGCCTTCGTGGTCACGCTGATGGTCCTCATCCCGGCGGCCTCCAGCGCGGGGACGTACGACTACTGGCAGAAGATCGACAAGAACGGCGAGCAGGACGTCTCGATGCTGGACTCGCTCCTCGGCGTCCTGAACTCCGCCACCAAGGTCGAGATGCTGGTCTTCCTCATCGGTATCACCGGGTTCATGGCGCTGCGTTCACCGCTGACGCTGCTGATCGTCCCCACGCTCGGCTGGCGGCTGCTCTCCCAGGACAGCAACCACTGGGGCATGGTCTGGCACTACAGCGCGATCCTGATGCCGGTGCTCTTCCTGGCGATGGCCGACGGCGTCCGCCGCAGCCGGGATTCGCACCGCCCCTGGCTCGCCTCGTACGCGAAGGTCGCCGTGCCGGTCGCGACGGCGATCGCGGTCGCGATGACCCAGCACCTGCCGCTGCGCGACCTGCTGCGCCCGGAGTCGTACCGCACCGACGCCCGTACGGAAGCGGCCCGGGAGGCGCTGAAGGCCATCCCGGCCGGGGCGCGGGTCGAGACCGACATCACGCTCATGGCGCACCTCACCTCCGACCGCACCGTCTACTGGATCGGGGGCGCCCCCGGCACCGCGCCCGACATCGTCGCGATCAACCTGGACTTCGGCTGGTCACGGCCGATCGAGGACCCGGTGGCATACGCCCAGCAGCTCCACCCCGAGGCGCGCTACCGGCTCAAGCACCGGGGTGGCAGCTTCGTGGTGATGGAGCGTAAGACGCCGGAGCCGGCGGAGATTCCGGGCGTACGGGGGGACTGA
- a CDS encoding RDD family protein gives MSFGDPNNPYGQQPGQPPQGPPQGQPGYGYPQQAPQGVPQQGYGYPQQQPGYGYPQQPGQPYGGGHPQGQPGYGGMPELAHWGLRAGGLIIDGLIIGAPYLVFVGIGGAIGDAAGGFIALIGVLLMIGLSFWQLYQEGTTGQTIGKKAVGIRLLREADGRPLGFGMAFVRRLAHFLDSIACYIGWLWPLWDEKKQTFADKVCSSVVIRSK, from the coding sequence ATGAGCTTCGGCGACCCCAACAACCCGTACGGGCAGCAGCCCGGCCAGCCTCCGCAGGGACCGCCGCAGGGACAGCCGGGCTACGGCTACCCGCAGCAGGCTCCTCAGGGCGTTCCGCAGCAGGGCTACGGCTATCCGCAGCAGCAGCCGGGCTACGGCTACCCCCAGCAGCCCGGCCAGCCCTACGGCGGCGGCCACCCGCAGGGGCAGCCCGGCTACGGCGGCATGCCGGAGCTGGCGCACTGGGGTCTGCGGGCGGGCGGGCTGATCATCGACGGCCTCATCATCGGCGCGCCGTACCTCGTCTTCGTCGGCATCGGCGGCGCCATCGGTGACGCGGCGGGCGGCTTCATCGCCCTGATCGGCGTCCTCCTGATGATCGGCCTCTCCTTCTGGCAGCTGTACCAGGAGGGCACCACCGGCCAGACGATCGGCAAGAAGGCCGTGGGGATCCGGCTGCTGCGCGAGGCCGACGGCCGCCCGCTGGGATTCGGCATGGCCTTCGTGCGCCGCCTGGCCCACTTCCTGGACAGCATCGCCTGCTACATCGGCTGGCTGTGGCCGCTGTGGGACGAGAAGAAGCAGACGTTCGCGGACAAGGTCTGCTCGTCGGTGGTCATCCGCTCCAAGTGA
- a CDS encoding bifunctional methylenetetrahydrofolate dehydrogenase/methenyltetrahydrofolate cyclohydrolase, which translates to MTAQILDGKATAAAIKSDLTVRVAALKAQGITPGLGTLLVGDDPGSRWYVNGKHRDCAEVGIGSIQRELPDTATQEEIEDVVRELNANPECTGYIVQLPLPKGIDTNRVLELMDPEKDADGLHPMSLGRLVLNETGPLPCTPQGVVQLLRAHGVEIAGAHVVVVGRGVTIGRSIPLLLTRKSENATVTQCHTGTRDLSSHLRQADIIVAAAGVQHLIKPEDVKPGAAVLDVGVSRDENGKIVGDVHPGVREVAAWVAPNPGGVGPMTRAQLLVNVVEAAERTAAEAADAAAAS; encoded by the coding sequence ATGACTGCCCAGATTCTCGATGGCAAGGCCACCGCTGCCGCGATCAAATCCGATCTGACCGTCCGTGTGGCGGCTCTCAAGGCGCAGGGGATCACTCCCGGCCTCGGAACCCTGCTCGTCGGGGACGACCCGGGCAGCCGCTGGTACGTGAACGGCAAGCACCGCGACTGTGCCGAGGTCGGCATCGGCTCCATCCAGCGCGAACTCCCCGACACCGCCACCCAGGAGGAGATCGAGGACGTCGTACGGGAGCTCAACGCCAACCCGGAGTGCACGGGTTACATCGTCCAGCTGCCGCTGCCCAAGGGCATCGACACCAACCGGGTCCTGGAGCTGATGGACCCGGAGAAGGACGCCGACGGGCTGCACCCGATGAGTCTCGGCCGCCTCGTCCTCAACGAGACGGGCCCGCTGCCCTGCACCCCGCAGGGCGTCGTCCAGCTGCTGCGCGCGCACGGCGTGGAGATCGCCGGGGCGCATGTGGTGGTCGTCGGACGCGGTGTCACCATCGGCCGGTCGATCCCGCTGCTGCTGACCCGTAAGTCGGAGAACGCCACGGTGACCCAGTGCCACACCGGCACCCGGGACCTCTCCTCGCACCTGCGGCAGGCCGACATCATCGTCGCCGCCGCCGGGGTGCAGCACCTGATCAAGCCCGAGGACGTCAAGCCGGGCGCTGCCGTACTCGACGTCGGCGTCAGCCGGGACGAGAACGGCAAGATCGTCGGCGATGTGCACCCGGGGGTCCGCGAGGTGGCGGCCTGGGTCGCCCCGAACCCCGGCGGCGTCGGCCCGATGACCCGCGCCCAGCTCCTGGTCAACGTCGTCGAGGCGGCCGAGCGGACCGCGGCCGAGGCCGCCGACGCGGCTGCCGCGAGCTGA
- a CDS encoding DUF3017 domain-containing protein: MGAGTSPADPAPTGRAPDGPDPATEGGSTGPGSAAGGGSTPPGRAPEQAEPGGGATELAGPDEGAKAESAEGGGSKAPGGAVDSATTEPERAETGGGVDSAPIAPERAGTGSGSAAADPGGASAPAPRRSRRFPLFTRDTARPEGGGRAASGDAPAPARQWPLLTVLCTAGAGLLIVALDPFAEAFRIGTILIGAALIAGAVLRWVVPSVGMLAVRSRFTDLVTYGLMGTLIVLLALVAQPKPWLDVPILEDAVRFTIR, translated from the coding sequence ATGGGTGCTGGTACGAGTCCGGCCGACCCGGCCCCCACGGGCCGGGCGCCCGACGGGCCGGATCCGGCCACGGAGGGCGGCTCCACGGGGCCGGGGAGCGCGGCGGGCGGCGGCTCCACGCCGCCCGGACGCGCGCCTGAACAGGCCGAACCCGGCGGTGGTGCCACGGAGTTGGCGGGCCCGGATGAGGGTGCGAAGGCCGAGAGCGCGGAGGGCGGCGGCTCCAAGGCCCCTGGGGGCGCGGTCGACAGCGCCACCACGGAGCCCGAGCGTGCCGAAACGGGCGGCGGTGTCGACAGCGCCCCCATCGCGCCCGAGCGTGCCGGAACGGGCAGCGGCTCCGCCGCCGCCGACCCGGGCGGTGCGTCCGCCCCGGCCCCGCGCAGGTCCCGGCGGTTTCCGCTCTTCACGCGGGACACCGCCCGGCCCGAGGGCGGTGGCCGGGCAGCATCGGGTGACGCGCCCGCCCCGGCGCGGCAGTGGCCGCTGCTCACCGTGCTCTGCACGGCGGGCGCCGGCCTGCTGATCGTGGCTCTGGACCCGTTCGCCGAGGCGTTCCGGATCGGCACCATCCTGATCGGCGCGGCTCTGATCGCCGGTGCCGTGCTGCGCTGGGTGGTGCCGTCCGTCGGCATGCTCGCGGTGCGGTCCCGCTTCACCGACCTGGTGACGTACGGGCTGATGGGCACCCTCATCGTGCTGCTCGCGCTGGTCGCGCAGCCGAAGCCGTGGCTGGACGTGCCGATCCTGGAGGACGCGGTCCGCTTCACGATCCGGTAG
- a CDS encoding helix-turn-helix domain-containing protein produces MPRWKALPEEIDPQIREFASQLRRLVDSSGLNVNAVADRTGFSMTSWEQYLNGRLLPPRRAVVALADVTGTPQHHLTIMWELAERAWSRAEMRHDLTIGAIHMSQAREALSVMDPAGGDRSGSGGSAGGRQSAAGSAGRGSTATGTDGRGAEDGYGTGLRGPDGYGLEGYGSDRHAPDADRPGGRGSDPHGPDADRPYADRLAGHGNAPYDSHAYDSHSYDSDPYSSDPYGPGAHPPDGRAVFVPTQRGTVPPLPQQRQGGRRTESQRGGGASGRVPGGPNKVAMLVVGAAGAVIVVVGALMLAPSGDEPAKASPPPTAAPTTTADPSTEAPAPELPAGVECRGADCAGQNPDEMGCGGDHARTVSTAQVGGSRVEVRYSEVCSAAWARLTEAAAGDTVTITGGAVADAQNGQVTVSEAYTPMVEVQKAADAKACATLTAGTKGCTA; encoded by the coding sequence ATGCCTCGTTGGAAGGCACTGCCGGAAGAAATCGACCCGCAGATCAGGGAGTTCGCCAGCCAGCTGCGCAGGCTCGTGGACAGCAGCGGGCTGAACGTCAACGCGGTGGCCGACCGCACCGGATTCAGCATGACGTCCTGGGAGCAGTACCTCAACGGCCGCCTCCTCCCCCCGCGCCGTGCCGTCGTGGCCCTCGCCGATGTGACGGGCACCCCGCAGCACCACCTCACGATCATGTGGGAGCTGGCCGAACGCGCCTGGAGCCGGGCCGAGATGCGCCACGACCTGACGATCGGGGCCATCCACATGAGCCAGGCCCGCGAGGCGCTGAGCGTCATGGACCCGGCGGGCGGCGACAGGAGCGGCTCCGGCGGGTCCGCCGGGGGCCGGCAGAGCGCGGCCGGTTCCGCGGGCCGCGGCTCCACCGCGACCGGAACGGACGGCCGGGGAGCGGAGGACGGTTACGGAACCGGCCTCCGTGGACCGGACGGCTACGGGCTGGAGGGTTACGGCTCCGACCGGCACGCCCCGGACGCCGACCGCCCGGGAGGTCGAGGCTCCGACCCGCACGGCCCGGACGCCGACCGCCCCTACGCCGACCGCCTGGCCGGCCACGGCAACGCCCCGTACGACAGTCACGCGTACGACAGTCACTCGTACGACAGCGACCCGTACAGCTCCGACCCCTACGGCCCCGGCGCCCACCCTCCCGACGGCCGCGCCGTCTTCGTCCCCACCCAGCGCGGCACCGTCCCCCCGCTCCCGCAGCAGCGGCAGGGCGGGCGGAGGACGGAGTCCCAACGCGGCGGCGGCGCGTCCGGCCGGGTGCCCGGCGGCCCCAACAAGGTGGCCATGCTCGTCGTCGGTGCGGCGGGAGCGGTCATCGTCGTCGTCGGCGCGCTGATGCTCGCGCCCAGCGGAGACGAGCCCGCCAAGGCCTCCCCGCCCCCGACCGCCGCGCCCACGACCACGGCCGACCCCTCCACCGAGGCGCCCGCCCCCGAACTGCCCGCCGGGGTCGAGTGCCGGGGCGCCGACTGCGCCGGCCAGAACCCCGACGAGATGGGGTGCGGCGGCGATCACGCCCGTACGGTCTCCACCGCCCAGGTCGGCGGCTCCCGCGTCGAGGTCCGCTACAGCGAGGTCTGCTCCGCCGCCTGGGCCCGGCTCACCGAGGCGGCGGCCGGTGACACCGTGACGATCACCGGCGGCGCGGTGGCGGACGCGCAGAACGGGCAGGTCACCGTCTCGGAGGCGTACACACCGATGGTCGAGGTGCAGAAGGCGGCCGACGCGAAGGCCTGCGCGACGCTCACCGCGGGCACGAAGGGCTGCACCGCCTGA
- a CDS encoding malate dehydrogenase: MTRTPVNVTVTGAAGQIGYALLFRIASGHLLGPDVPVNLRLLEIPQGLKAAEGTAMELDDCAFPLLRGIEITDDPNVGFAGANVALLVGARPRTKGMERGDLLAANGGIFKPQGKAINDNAADDIKVLVVGNPANTNALIAQAAAPDVPAERFTAMTRLDHNRAISQLAAKTGAAVSDIKKLTIWGNHSATQYPDIFHAEIAGKNAAETVNDEAWLADTFIPTVAKRGAAIIEARGASSAASAANAAIDHVHTWVNGTADGDWTSMGIPSDGSYGVPEGIISSFPVTTKDGKYEIVQGLDINEFSRTRIDASVKELTEERDAVRELGLI; the protein is encoded by the coding sequence ATGACCCGCACTCCCGTGAATGTCACCGTGACCGGCGCTGCCGGCCAGATCGGCTACGCGCTGCTCTTCCGCATCGCCTCCGGCCACCTGCTCGGCCCGGACGTGCCGGTCAACCTGCGCCTCCTGGAGATCCCGCAGGGCCTCAAGGCCGCCGAGGGCACCGCGATGGAGCTCGACGACTGCGCCTTCCCGCTGCTGCGCGGCATCGAGATCACCGACGACCCGAACGTCGGCTTCGCCGGTGCGAACGTGGCCCTGCTCGTCGGCGCCCGCCCGCGTACCAAGGGCATGGAGCGCGGCGACCTGCTCGCCGCCAACGGCGGCATCTTCAAGCCGCAGGGCAAGGCCATCAACGACAACGCCGCGGACGACATCAAGGTCCTCGTCGTCGGCAACCCGGCCAACACCAACGCGCTCATCGCGCAGGCCGCCGCCCCGGACGTACCGGCCGAGCGCTTCACCGCGATGACCCGCCTGGACCACAACCGCGCGATCTCGCAGCTGGCAGCCAAGACCGGTGCCGCCGTCTCCGACATCAAGAAGCTGACGATCTGGGGCAACCACTCGGCCACCCAGTACCCGGACATCTTCCACGCGGAGATCGCCGGCAAGAACGCCGCCGAGACCGTCAACGACGAGGCGTGGCTCGCCGACACCTTCATCCCGACCGTCGCCAAGCGCGGCGCCGCGATCATCGAGGCCCGTGGCGCGTCCTCGGCCGCCTCGGCCGCCAACGCCGCCATCGACCACGTGCACACCTGGGTCAACGGCACCGCCGACGGCGACTGGACCTCGATGGGCATCCCGTCGGACGGCTCCTACGGCGTCCCCGAGGGCATCATCTCCTCCTTCCCGGTCACCACGAAGGACGGCAAGTACGAGATCGTCCAGGGCCTGGACATCAACGAGTTCTCCCGTACGCGCATCGACGCGTCGGTCAAGGAGCTCACCGAGGAGCGCGACGCGGTCCGCGAGCTCGGCCTGATCTGA